A DNA window from Streptomyces sp. B21-083 contains the following coding sequences:
- a CDS encoding alkaline phosphatase D family protein: MTSRLRSAKRPEILAPRRRTVVKAAAATAVLAGGPLAAALPARAAAEATAFLHGVASGDPLPDGVLLWTRVTPTTEATPGSGLGPDTEVSWTVALDKAFTNVVSKGSTTATAAADHTVKADIRGLAPATDYWFRFSSGGTDSPAARTRTAPAADAVVTGLRFGVVSCANWEAGYFSSYRHLAARGDLDAWLHLGDYIYEYGTGGYGTRGTVVRPHSPAHEILTLADYRVRHGRYKTDADLQALHAAAPVIAIWDDHEFANDAWSGGAENHTEGTEGTWSARQAAAKQAYFEWMPVRPAIAGTTYRRLRFGRLADLSLLDLRSFRSQQVATGSGSVDDPDRTITGRAQLDWLKAGLKASDTTWRLVGNSVMISPFVIGSLTADLLKPLAELLGLPKDGLGLITDQWDGYTDDRRELLAHLRSNTIRNTVFLTGDIHMAWANDVPVDAGTYPLSASAATEFVVTSVTSDNLDDLVKVPEGTVTALAAPIIRAANRHVQWVDTDRHGYGVLDITADRAQMDYYVLSDRTDPNATARWERSYRTRNGTQKVERTYDRA, from the coding sequence GTGACCAGTCGACTCAGATCAGCCAAGCGACCCGAGATCCTTGCCCCTCGCCGCCGCACAGTCGTCAAGGCAGCGGCGGCGACCGCTGTCCTGGCCGGCGGCCCGCTCGCCGCCGCCCTGCCCGCCCGGGCCGCCGCCGAGGCCACCGCGTTTCTGCACGGTGTCGCCTCCGGCGATCCGCTGCCGGACGGCGTCCTGCTGTGGACGCGTGTGACGCCCACCACCGAGGCGACACCCGGCTCCGGGCTCGGCCCGGACACCGAGGTGAGCTGGACCGTCGCCCTCGACAAGGCGTTCACGAACGTCGTCTCCAAGGGCTCGACCACCGCCACGGCCGCCGCCGACCACACGGTCAAGGCGGACATCCGGGGCCTCGCGCCCGCCACCGACTACTGGTTCCGCTTCTCGTCAGGCGGCACGGACTCCCCCGCCGCCCGCACCCGCACCGCGCCCGCCGCGGACGCCGTCGTGACGGGACTGCGCTTCGGCGTGGTCTCCTGCGCCAACTGGGAGGCCGGCTACTTCTCCTCGTACCGCCACCTCGCCGCCCGCGGCGATCTGGACGCCTGGCTGCACCTCGGCGACTACATCTACGAGTACGGCACCGGCGGATACGGCACCCGCGGCACCGTCGTACGCCCGCACTCACCCGCGCACGAGATCCTCACCCTCGCCGACTACCGCGTACGGCACGGGCGTTACAAAACAGACGCTGACCTGCAGGCCCTGCACGCGGCAGCTCCTGTCATCGCGATCTGGGACGACCACGAGTTCGCCAACGACGCCTGGTCGGGCGGCGCCGAGAACCACACCGAGGGCACGGAGGGCACCTGGTCGGCCCGGCAGGCCGCCGCGAAGCAGGCGTACTTCGAGTGGATGCCGGTGCGCCCGGCGATCGCGGGCACCACCTACCGGCGCCTGCGTTTCGGCAGGCTCGCCGACCTCTCCCTCCTCGATCTGCGCTCGTTCCGCTCACAACAGGTCGCCACGGGCAGCGGTTCGGTCGACGACCCGGATCGCACGATCACCGGCCGGGCCCAACTGGACTGGCTGAAGGCCGGGTTGAAGGCCTCGGACACCACCTGGCGGCTGGTCGGGAACTCGGTGATGATCTCGCCGTTCGTCATCGGCTCCCTCACCGCCGACCTGCTGAAGCCGCTCGCCGAACTGCTCGGCCTGCCCAAGGACGGCCTCGGCCTCATCACCGACCAGTGGGACGGCTACACGGACGACCGCCGTGAACTGCTCGCCCACCTCCGCTCCAACACGATCCGCAACACCGTCTTCCTGACCGGCGACATCCACATGGCGTGGGCCAACGACGTGCCCGTGGACGCCGGCACCTACCCGCTGTCGGCCTCGGCGGCCACGGAGTTCGTCGTCACGTCGGTCACCTCCGACAACCTCGACGACCTCGTCAAGGTGCCCGAGGGCACGGTCACCGCGCTCGCCGCGCCGATCATCCGAGCAGCGAACCGGCACGTCCAGTGGGTCGACACCGACCGCCACGGCTACGGCGTCCTGGACATCACCGCCGACCGCGCGCAGATGGACTACTACGTCCTGTCCGACCGCACCGACCCGAACGCGACCGCCCGTTGGGAGCGCTCGTACCGCACCCGCAACGGCACACAGAAGGTCGAGCGGACGTACGACCGCGCGTGA
- a CDS encoding SH3 domain-containing protein — MATPQGVLKKTATIAGALALAGIASVATVQEASAAPAFVSLTVLDTHGAPIYSQPTSSSTRYRVVPFKTTLQIQCSTTKTPSGARWFRIYDSQPTAWVWSGHFESLVHPPKECFPG; from the coding sequence ATGGCCACCCCCCAAGGTGTCTTGAAGAAGACCGCGACGATCGCGGGTGCCCTCGCCCTCGCCGGAATCGCCTCCGTCGCCACGGTGCAGGAAGCCTCGGCAGCACCGGCCTTCGTCAGTCTGACCGTGCTGGACACCCACGGTGCCCCCATATATTCGCAGCCCACTTCCTCGTCGACGAGGTACCGCGTGGTGCCGTTCAAGACGACCCTGCAGATCCAGTGCTCGACCACCAAGACCCCCTCGGGGGCACGGTGGTTCAGGATCTACGACTCCCAGCCGACGGCATGGGTGTGGTCCGGGCACTTCGAGTCGCTGGTGCACCCGCCCAAGGAGTGCTTCCCCGGCTGA
- a CDS encoding dienelactone hydrolase family protein: MNVMLFHSAYGLRPAVRAAADRLRAAGHEVWTPDLFDGRTFGTVEEGMAFKDAIGKDELLRRAILAAAPYSGRGLVYAGFSFGAATAQTLALGDDKARGLLLLHGTSDIAETASVDELPVQLHVAEPDAFETDDWLGSWYLQMGKAGADVEVYRYAGAGHLYTDPDLPDYDEEAAEATWRVALGFLGSLESA, encoded by the coding sequence ATGAACGTCATGCTCTTTCACTCGGCCTACGGGCTTCGCCCCGCCGTGCGCGCCGCGGCGGACCGGCTGCGGGCGGCCGGACACGAGGTGTGGACCCCCGACCTCTTCGACGGGCGCACCTTCGGGACCGTCGAGGAAGGCATGGCCTTCAAAGACGCCATAGGCAAGGACGAGTTGCTCAGGCGGGCGATCCTGGCCGCGGCCCCCTATTCCGGGCGGGGCCTGGTGTACGCGGGGTTCTCGTTCGGTGCCGCGACCGCGCAGACACTCGCCCTCGGCGACGACAAGGCACGCGGTCTGTTGCTGCTGCACGGCACGTCGGACATCGCCGAGACGGCGTCCGTGGACGAGCTGCCGGTCCAACTGCACGTGGCCGAGCCAGACGCGTTCGAGACCGACGACTGGCTGGGCTCCTGGTATCTCCAGATGGGCAAGGCGGGCGCCGACGTCGAGGTCTACCGGTATGCCGGAGCCGGTCACCTCTACACCGACCCCGATCTGCCGGACTACGACGAGGAGGCGGCCGAGGCCACCTGGCGGGTGGCGCTCGGGTTCCTCGGAAGTCTGGAGTCGGCTTAG
- a CDS encoding mechanosensitive ion channel family protein, with protein MENVLRPLIVLGGSVVLTLLIGWATDRLLRKADERQTETPLWGLLRRGRVPYQLVLCAALLRGSYDQADLLHGHEVAVGRALTLVLIGSTAWLVVRIAAAIVDTSYTRYARVHRDAARVRRVRTQVSLITRVVAAVVGVVAVAAMLLTFPAMRAAGASLLASAGVLGIVAGVAAQSTLSNMFAGFQIAFGDMVRMGDTVVVDGEWGTVDEITLTFLSVRTWDERRITMPVSYFTSKPFENWSRGGAQMTGIVFWHLDHSAPMEAMREKLRDLLRECAAWDGRACDLSVTDATPSTMEVRALVTAKDADDVWKVRVHVREGMIRWLAEQHPYALPRVNTADASLPPGTETARRFQDGAPRRAHDTPRTAGRA; from the coding sequence ATGGAGAACGTACTGCGCCCGCTGATCGTCCTCGGCGGCTCGGTCGTGCTCACGCTGCTGATCGGCTGGGCCACGGACCGCTTGCTGCGCAAGGCTGACGAACGGCAGACCGAGACTCCGCTGTGGGGACTGCTGCGCCGGGGCCGTGTGCCCTACCAGCTCGTCCTGTGCGCGGCGCTGCTCAGAGGGTCCTACGACCAGGCCGACCTGCTCCACGGGCACGAGGTCGCCGTCGGCCGGGCCCTGACGCTGGTCCTGATCGGCTCGACGGCCTGGCTGGTCGTCCGCATCGCGGCGGCGATCGTGGACACCTCGTACACCCGTTACGCCCGCGTCCACCGCGACGCGGCCCGGGTCCGCCGGGTCCGCACCCAGGTGTCGTTGATCACACGGGTGGTCGCGGCGGTCGTGGGCGTCGTGGCCGTGGCGGCGATGCTGCTGACGTTCCCGGCGATGCGTGCGGCCGGCGCCTCACTGCTGGCCTCGGCCGGTGTGCTGGGCATCGTCGCCGGTGTGGCGGCCCAGTCGACGCTGAGCAACATGTTCGCAGGGTTCCAGATCGCCTTCGGCGACATGGTCCGCATGGGCGACACCGTCGTGGTGGACGGTGAGTGGGGCACGGTCGACGAGATCACGCTGACGTTCCTGAGCGTGCGCACCTGGGACGAGCGCCGCATCACCATGCCGGTGTCCTACTTCACGTCGAAGCCCTTCGAGAACTGGTCGCGGGGCGGCGCCCAGATGACCGGCATCGTCTTCTGGCACCTCGACCACAGCGCGCCCATGGAGGCGATGCGCGAGAAGCTCCGCGATCTCCTGCGCGAGTGCGCGGCCTGGGACGGCCGCGCCTGCGACCTGTCCGTCACGGACGCCACGCCGAGCACCATGGAGGTACGCGCCCTGGTGACGGCGAAGGACGCGGACGACGTCTGGAAGGTCCGGGTACACGTCCGCGAGGGCATGATCCGCTGGCTGGCCGAGCAGCACCCGTACGCCCTCCCCCGGGTCAACACGGCGGACGCGTCCCTGCCCCCGGGCACGGAGACGGCCCGCCGCTTCCAGGACGGAGCACCCCGAAGGGCCCACGACACACCGCGGACGGCAGGCCGAGCCTAG
- a CDS encoding GNAT family N-acetyltransferase, which translates to MTPPAYVVRVVEDPADREACFAVRKEVFVVEQQVPEELENDEFDAGALHVLAVRDDGVALGTGRLLYGEAAAGRTGGDPAVGSLGRLAVRKEARGLGVGAALVRGVEEAARGLGLAAVDLHAQASAAGFYQRLGYAGYGDEFYEAGIAHLAMRRSF; encoded by the coding sequence GTGACTCCGCCGGCGTACGTGGTGCGCGTCGTCGAGGACCCTGCCGACCGCGAGGCCTGTTTCGCGGTGCGCAAGGAGGTCTTCGTCGTGGAGCAGCAGGTGCCCGAGGAGCTGGAGAACGACGAGTTCGACGCGGGCGCGCTGCATGTGCTGGCCGTCCGGGATGACGGGGTGGCGCTCGGTACGGGGCGGTTGCTGTACGGGGAGGCCGCCGCCGGCCGGACCGGGGGCGATCCGGCCGTCGGGTCGCTCGGGCGGCTCGCGGTGCGGAAGGAAGCACGGGGGCTGGGGGTCGGGGCCGCGCTCGTACGGGGGGTCGAGGAGGCGGCTCGGGGGCTGGGGCTCGCCGCGGTTGACCTGCACGCGCAGGCCTCTGCGGCGGGGTTCTATCAGCGGCTCGGGTATGCGGGGTATGGGGACGAGTTCTACGAGGCAGGGATCGCGCATCTTGCGATGCGCCGCTCTTTTTGA
- a CDS encoding RluA family pseudouridine synthase, with protein MSTIPEIRNLPVPDGLEGERVDAAISRMFGFSRTKAAELAAAGKVMVDGSVVGKSERVHGGAWLEVEMPQAPAPVQVVAEPVEGMVIVHDDDDIVVIVKPVGVAAHPSPGWTGTTVIGGLAAAGYRISTSGAAERQGIVHRLDVGTSGLMAVAKSERAYTSLKRQFKERTVDKRYHTLVQGHPDPMSGTIDAPIGRHPTHDYKWAVTAEGKASVTHYDLIEAFRAASLLDVKLETGRTHQIRVHMAAHRHPCVGDLTYGADPTLAKRLGLTRQWLHAVRLGFEHPGDGTWVEFESGYPDDLADALERVREETYA; from the coding sequence GTGAGTACGATTCCCGAGATCCGCAACCTGCCCGTGCCGGACGGCCTGGAGGGCGAGCGCGTCGACGCCGCCATCTCCAGGATGTTCGGCTTCTCCCGTACGAAGGCCGCCGAGCTGGCCGCGGCGGGGAAGGTCATGGTCGACGGCTCGGTGGTCGGCAAGTCGGAGCGGGTGCACGGCGGTGCCTGGCTCGAGGTGGAGATGCCGCAGGCGCCCGCCCCCGTGCAGGTGGTGGCCGAGCCGGTCGAGGGCATGGTGATCGTGCACGACGACGACGACATCGTCGTGATCGTCAAGCCCGTCGGCGTGGCCGCGCACCCGTCGCCCGGCTGGACCGGGACGACCGTCATCGGCGGGCTCGCCGCCGCCGGATACCGCATCTCGACCTCCGGCGCCGCCGAGCGTCAGGGCATCGTGCACCGGCTCGACGTCGGCACGTCCGGCCTGATGGCAGTCGCCAAGTCGGAGCGCGCGTACACCTCGCTCAAGCGCCAGTTCAAGGAGCGTACGGTCGACAAGCGTTACCACACGCTGGTCCAGGGCCACCCCGACCCGATGAGCGGCACGATCGACGCGCCCATCGGCCGGCATCCGACCCACGACTACAAGTGGGCGGTCACCGCCGAGGGCAAGGCTTCCGTCACGCACTACGACCTCATCGAGGCGTTCCGCGCGGCCTCCCTGCTCGATGTGAAGCTGGAGACCGGCCGCACCCATCAGATCCGCGTCCACATGGCCGCCCACCGGCACCCCTGCGTCGGCGACCTGACGTACGGGGCGGACCCGACGCTCGCCAAGCGGCTCGGCCTGACCCGCCAGTGGCTGCACGCCGTACGCCTCGGCTTCGAGCACCCCGGGGACGGGACGTGGGTCGAGTTCGAGAGCGGCTACCCGGACGACCTGGCCGACGCCCTGGAGCGGGTCCGCGAGGAGACGTACGCGTGA
- the lspA gene encoding signal peptidase II, producing the protein MAEAERIIGTPDIPDAAGAEPETPEERPRGRRRILVLFTVASLAYALDLVSKMIVVAKLEHHAPIEIIGDWLKFEAIRNAGAAFGMGEAFTVIFTVIAASVIVVIARLARKLYSLPWAIALGLLLGGALGNLTDRIFRSPSVFKGAVVDFIAPKHFAVFNLADSAIVCGGILIVLLSFKGLDPDGTVHKD; encoded by the coding sequence GTGGCAGAGGCGGAGCGCATCATCGGTACGCCGGACATCCCAGACGCGGCGGGAGCCGAGCCGGAGACACCGGAGGAGCGGCCCCGGGGCCGTCGCCGGATCCTCGTGCTGTTCACCGTCGCCTCGCTGGCGTACGCGCTGGACCTGGTCAGCAAGATGATCGTCGTCGCCAAGCTGGAGCACCACGCGCCGATCGAGATCATCGGGGACTGGCTGAAGTTCGAGGCGATCCGCAACGCGGGCGCCGCCTTCGGCATGGGTGAGGCCTTCACCGTGATCTTCACCGTGATCGCGGCGTCCGTGATCGTCGTGATCGCCCGGCTGGCCCGCAAGCTCTACAGCCTGCCCTGGGCGATCGCGCTCGGGCTGCTGCTCGGCGGCGCGCTGGGCAATCTGACCGACCGGATCTTCCGCTCCCCGAGCGTCTTCAAGGGCGCGGTCGTCGACTTCATCGCGCCCAAGCACTTCGCGGTCTTCAACCTGGCCGACTCGGCGATCGTCTGCGGCGGCATCCTGATCGTCCTGCTGTCCTTCAAGGGGCTCGACCCGGACGGCACCGTCCACAAGGACTGA
- a CDS encoding TraR/DksA family transcriptional regulator: MVAKKTAVQQSASGRSTGSTAAGASGGGKGTDAKKTALKKGAAKKTVAKRAVAKTADQEVAAAAESTAAHSSAGRRTSPKSTAKKSTANKAGAAEAAKTTGATTVVAKKTSGTATAAKKARAVPKARIVSAAEPGELAVRPGEDPWTPEEVAEARAELQSEVLRLRAEITSSEQSLVGLMRDSGDGAGDDQADTGTKNITREHEMALAASARERLVQDERALERLDTGTYGLCENCGNPIGKARMQAFPRATLCVECKQKQERRY; this comes from the coding sequence ATGGTGGCGAAAAAGACCGCCGTACAGCAGTCGGCGTCCGGCAGATCCACGGGATCCACGGCTGCGGGGGCCTCCGGCGGTGGCAAGGGTACGGACGCGAAGAAGACCGCCCTCAAGAAGGGCGCCGCGAAGAAGACGGTGGCCAAAAGGGCAGTCGCGAAAACAGCTGATCAAGAGGTGGCCGCCGCTGCCGAAAGCACCGCGGCTCACAGCAGTGCCGGTAGACGCACGTCCCCCAAGAGCACGGCCAAGAAGAGCACGGCCAACAAGGCGGGTGCGGCCGAGGCCGCGAAGACGACGGGAGCCACGACGGTGGTTGCGAAGAAGACTTCTGGCACGGCCACGGCGGCGAAGAAGGCCCGCGCGGTGCCCAAGGCGCGGATCGTCTCGGCGGCGGAGCCGGGCGAGCTCGCCGTACGCCCCGGTGAGGACCCATGGACCCCGGAGGAGGTCGCGGAGGCGCGCGCCGAGCTGCAGTCCGAGGTGCTGCGGCTGCGCGCCGAGATCACGTCGTCCGAGCAGTCGCTCGTGGGTCTGATGCGGGACTCCGGGGACGGCGCGGGCGACGACCAGGCCGACACCGGCACCAAGAACATCACGCGTGAGCACGAGATGGCGCTGGCGGCCAGCGCGCGCGAGCGGCTCGTCCAGGACGAGCGGGCCCTGGAGCGGCTGGACACGGGTACGTACGGCCTGTGCGAGAACTGCGGCAACCCGATCGGCAAGGCGCGGATGCAGGCCTTCCCGCGCGCGACGCTGTGCGTCGAGTGCAAGCAGAAGCAGGAGCGGCGCTACTGA
- the ileS gene encoding isoleucine--tRNA ligase: MTTPTYRQVPAQVDLPALEHAVLDFWREQKIFAKSLGQSEGRPEWVFYEGPPTANGMPGAHHIEARVFKDVFPRFRTMRGYHVARKAGWDCHGLPVELAVEKELGFSGKQDIEAYGIAEFNAKCRESVTRHTDAFEALTTRMGYWTDLHDPYRTMDPEYIESVWWSLKTIFDKGLLTQDHRVAPWCPRCGTGLSDHELAQGYETVVDPSVYVRFPLTSGPLAGEAALVVWTTTPWTLVSNTAVAAHPDVTYVVATNGAEKLVVAEPLLTKALGEEWQSTGQTFTGAEMERWSYQRPFELVEFPDDVPTHYVVNADYVTTEDGTGLVHQSPAFGEEDLKVCRAYGLPVVNPVRPDGTFEEDVPLVGGVFFKKADEKLTEDLHARGLLFKHIPYEHSYPHCWRCHTALLYYAQPSWYIRTTAVKDRLLQENEKTNWFPETVKNGRFGDWLNNNIDWALSRSRYWGTPLPLWTCDEGHLTCVGSRAELTELTGTDQSNLDPHRPFIDAVTFACPQGGCGQTATRVPEVIDAWYDSGSMPFAQWGYPYKNKELFESRYPAQFISEAIDQTRGWFYTLMAVGTLVFDKSSYENVVCLGHILAEDGRKMSKHLGNTLDPIPLMDRHGADAVRWFMAAGGSPWAARRVGHGTIQEVVRKTLLTYWNTVAFQALYARTSNWAPSEADPAPADRPVLDRWLLSELHALTDQVTQALEAYDTQRAGKLLSAFVDDLSNWYVRRSRRRFWQGDKAALRTLHEVVETVTKLMAPLTPFITERVWQDLVVPVTPGSPESVHLTTWPEADLSAIDPELSKQMVLVRRLVELGRATRAESGVKTRQPLSRALVAAAGFDTLDRELHAQITEELNVSSLASLSEVGGSLVDTTAKANFRALGKRFGKRVQDVAKAVANADAAELSLALRAGTASVEVDGETVTLAPDEVIITETPREGWSVASDSGATVALDLEITEELRQAGLARDAIRLIQEARKNSGLDVADRIALRWTSTDPAVTAALTEHSGLISDEVLATDFGQGEADSTYGDPFTDEGLSLTFRLRKA; this comes from the coding sequence ATGACAACGCCGACGTACCGCCAGGTGCCCGCCCAGGTCGACCTGCCCGCCCTTGAGCACGCCGTGCTCGACTTCTGGCGCGAGCAGAAGATCTTCGCCAAGAGCCTTGGGCAGTCCGAGGGGCGCCCCGAATGGGTGTTCTACGAGGGCCCGCCCACCGCCAACGGCATGCCGGGTGCCCACCACATCGAGGCCCGCGTCTTCAAGGACGTGTTCCCGCGCTTCCGCACCATGCGCGGCTACCACGTGGCCCGCAAGGCCGGCTGGGACTGCCACGGCCTCCCGGTCGAGCTGGCGGTCGAGAAGGAGCTCGGCTTCTCCGGCAAGCAGGACATCGAGGCGTACGGCATCGCCGAGTTCAACGCCAAGTGCCGCGAGTCGGTGACCCGGCACACGGACGCCTTCGAGGCGCTCACGACCCGCATGGGGTACTGGACAGACCTGCACGACCCGTACCGCACGATGGACCCCGAGTACATCGAGTCTGTCTGGTGGTCGCTGAAGACGATCTTCGACAAGGGTCTGCTGACCCAGGACCACCGCGTCGCCCCCTGGTGCCCGCGCTGCGGCACGGGACTGTCGGACCACGAGCTGGCCCAGGGCTACGAGACGGTCGTCGACCCGTCCGTGTACGTCCGTTTCCCGCTCACCTCCGGTCCACTGGCCGGCGAGGCCGCCCTCGTCGTCTGGACGACGACGCCCTGGACACTGGTCTCCAACACCGCGGTCGCCGCCCACCCCGACGTCACCTACGTGGTGGCGACGAACGGTGCGGAGAAGCTCGTCGTCGCCGAGCCGCTGCTCACCAAGGCGCTCGGCGAGGAGTGGCAGTCCACCGGGCAGACCTTCACCGGCGCCGAGATGGAGCGCTGGTCCTATCAACGTCCGTTCGAGCTCGTCGAGTTCCCGGACGACGTGCCCACCCACTACGTGGTGAACGCGGACTACGTGACGACGGAGGACGGTACGGGCCTGGTCCACCAGTCCCCCGCCTTCGGCGAGGAAGACCTCAAGGTGTGCCGCGCGTACGGCCTGCCGGTCGTGAACCCGGTCCGCCCGGACGGCACCTTCGAGGAGGACGTCCCCCTCGTAGGCGGCGTCTTCTTCAAGAAGGCGGACGAAAAGCTCACCGAGGACCTCCACGCGCGCGGTCTCCTCTTCAAGCACATCCCGTACGAGCACAGCTACCCGCACTGCTGGCGCTGTCACACCGCGCTCCTGTACTACGCGCAGCCGTCCTGGTACATCCGCACCACCGCCGTCAAGGACCGTCTCCTCCAGGAGAACGAGAAGACCAACTGGTTCCCGGAGACCGTCAAGAACGGCCGCTTCGGGGACTGGCTCAACAACAACATCGACTGGGCCCTGTCCCGTAGCCGCTACTGGGGCACTCCGCTGCCGCTGTGGACCTGTGACGAAGGCCACCTCACCTGCGTCGGCTCCCGTGCCGAGCTGACCGAGCTGACCGGCACGGACCAGTCGAACCTCGACCCGCACCGCCCCTTCATCGACGCGGTCACCTTCGCCTGCCCCCAGGGCGGCTGCGGGCAGACGGCCACGCGCGTGCCGGAGGTCATCGACGCCTGGTACGACTCGGGTTCGATGCCCTTCGCGCAGTGGGGATACCCGTACAAGAACAAGGAACTGTTCGAGTCCCGCTACCCGGCGCAGTTCATCAGCGAGGCCATCGACCAGACCCGCGGCTGGTTCTACACGCTGATGGCGGTCGGCACGCTCGTCTTCGACAAGTCGTCCTACGAGAACGTGGTCTGCCTCGGCCACATCCTCGCCGAGGACGGCCGCAAGATGTCCAAGCACCTGGGCAACACCCTGGACCCGATCCCGCTGATGGACCGGCACGGCGCGGACGCGGTGCGCTGGTTCATGGCGGCCGGCGGTTCCCCGTGGGCTGCCCGCAGGGTGGGCCACGGCACCATCCAGGAGGTCGTCCGCAAGACGCTCCTCACGTACTGGAACACGGTCGCCTTCCAGGCCCTGTACGCGCGCACGTCCAACTGGGCGCCCAGCGAGGCCGATCCGGCCCCGGCGGACCGCCCGGTCCTGGACCGCTGGCTGCTGTCCGAACTCCACGCCCTCACCGACCAGGTGACACAGGCTCTGGAGGCGTACGACACCCAGCGCGCCGGCAAGCTCCTGTCGGCGTTCGTCGACGACCTGTCCAACTGGTACGTACGCCGGTCCCGGCGCCGCTTCTGGCAGGGCGACAAGGCCGCACTGCGCACCCTGCACGAGGTCGTCGAGACGGTCACGAAGCTGATGGCCCCGCTGACCCCGTTCATCACCGAGCGGGTCTGGCAGGACCTGGTGGTGCCGGTGACCCCGGGCAGCCCCGAATCCGTGCACCTCACCACCTGGCCCGAGGCGGACCTGTCCGCGATCGACCCGGAGCTGTCGAAGCAGATGGTGCTCGTACGGCGGCTGGTCGAGCTCGGCCGTGCCACGCGCGCGGAGTCGGGCGTGAAGACGCGTCAGCCGCTGTCCCGCGCGCTCGTCGCGGCGGCCGGCTTCGACACCCTCGACCGCGAACTGCACGCGCAGATCACGGAGGAGCTCAACGTCAGCTCCCTCGCGTCCCTCTCCGAGGTGGGCGGCTCGCTGGTCGACACCACCGCCAAGGCCAACTTCCGCGCCCTGGGCAAGCGGTTCGGCAAGCGCGTCCAGGATGTCGCCAAGGCCGTCGCGAACGCCGACGCGGCCGAGCTGTCCCTCGCCCTGCGCGCGGGCACGGCGTCGGTGGAGGTCGACGGCGAGACGGTCACGCTGGCGCCGGACGAGGTCATCATCACGGAGACCCCGCGCGAGGGCTGGTCGGTGGCGTCCGACTCGGGCGCGACGGTCGCCCTCGACCTGGAGATCACGGAGGAGCTGCGTCAGGCGGGCCTCGCCCGTGACGCGATCCGGCTGATCCAGGAGGCCCGCAAGAACAGCGGCCTCGACGTGGCCGACCGCATCGCGCTGCGCTGGACGTCCACGGACCCGGCGGTCACCGCGGCCCTGACCGAGCACTCCGGCCTGATCTCCGACGAGGTCCTGGCCACCGACTTCGGCCAGGGTGAGGCGGACAGCACCTACGGGGACCCGTTCACGGACGAGGGCCTGTCCCTGACGTTCCGCCTGCGCAAGGCGTAA